A genomic window from Oxyura jamaicensis isolate SHBP4307 breed ruddy duck chromosome 1 unlocalized genomic scaffold, BPBGC_Ojam_1.0 oxy1_random_OJ72881, whole genome shotgun sequence includes:
- the CHRM2 gene encoding muscarinic acetylcholine receptor M2 isoform X1 produces MNNSTYINSSTENVMALESPYKTVEVVFIVLVAGSLSLVTIIGNILVMVSIKVNRHLQTVNNYFLFSLACADLIIGIFSMNLYTLYTVIGYWPLGPVVCDLWLALDYVVSNASVMNLLIISFDRYFCVTKPLTYPVKRTTKMAGMMIAAAWVLSFILWAPAILFWQFIVGGRTVPDKDCYIQFFSNPAVTFGTAIAAFYLPVIIMTVLYWQISRASKSRIKKGKKEAAQNQDPVSPSLVQGKIVKPNNNNIPTSGDGLEHNKIQNGKTTGETGVENCVQGEEKDSSNDSTSVSVVASNMKEDESAKDVSQTSASQDHLKVENSKLTCIRIVTTSQKGDNCAPTNTTVEIVGTNGEEKQNSVARKIVKMTKQPAKKKPPPSREKKVTRTILAILLAFIITWTPYNVMVLINSFCTSCIPGTVWTIGYWLCYINSTINPACYALCNATFKKTFKHLLMCHYKNIGATRFHFPSER; encoded by the exons atgaatAATTCAACGTACATAAACTCTTCCACTGAAAATGTGATGGCTCTGGAGAGCCCCTATAAAACTGTTGAGGTTGTCTTCATTGTCCTGGTAGCAGGGTCTCTCAGTTTAGTCACCATAATTGGGAACATCCTGGTCATGGTGTCAATCAAAGTCAACAGACACCTGCAGACTGTCAACAACTATTTCCTGTTCAGCTTGGCCTGCGCAGACTTGATCATTGGCATCTTTTCCATGAACCTGTATACACTCTACACTGTGATAGGCTACTGGCCCTTAGGGCCTGTGGTGTGTGACCTCTGGCTGGCTCTTGACTATGTGGTCAGCAATGCCTCTGTAATGAACCTCCTTATTATCAGTTTTGACAGATACTTTTGTGTCACCAAGCCTCTGACATATCCTGTAAAGCGGACCACTAAGATGGCAGGCATGATGATTGCAGCTGCGTGGGTGCTGTCCTTTATCCTGTGGGCTCCTGCAATTCTCTTCTGGCAGTTCATAGTAGGAGGAAGGACTGTCCCTGACAAGGATTGCTACATCCAGTTTTTTTCCAACCCTGCTGTCACTTTTGGCACTGCCATTGCAGCTTTCTATTTACCTGTTATCATCATGACTGTTCTTTACTGGCAAATCTCTCGAGCCAGCAAGAGTCGcataaagaaagggaaaaaagaagctgCCCAAAACCAGGATCCAGTTTCCCCCAGCCTTGTTCAAGGTAAAATAGTGAAaccaaacaataacaacatCCCAACCAGTGGGGATGGATTGGAGCACAACAAAattcagaatggaaaaacaacTGGAGAAACTGGGGTGGAGAACTGTGTTcaaggggaggagaaggacaGCTCCAATGACTCCACCTCAGTCAGTGTGGTTGCTTCCAACATGAAAGAAGATGAATCTGCCAAAGATGTCAGCCAGACTTCTGCCTCCCAAGACCATCTCAAAGTGGAGAACTCCAAGCTGACATGCATCAGGATAGTCACGACGTCTCAAAAAGGTGACAATTGTGCTCCCACAAACACCACCGTGGAGATAGTAGGCACCAAcggagaggaaaaacagaatagTGTAGCACGGAAAATTGTCAAGATGACAAAGCAGCCTGCCAAAAAGAAACCACCTCCttctagagagaaaaaagtaaCAAGGACCATTCTGGCCATCCTGCTGGCCTTCATCATCACCTGGACCCCATACAACGTGATGGTGCTCATCAACAGTTTCTGCACATCCTGTATCCCTGGTACTGTATGGACCATAGGTTACTGGCTCTGTTATATCAACAGCACCATCAACCCTGCTTGTTATGCGCTCTGCAATGCTACTTTCAAGAAGACGTTTAAGCACCTTCTTATGTGTCATTACAAGAATATAGGAGCTAcaag GTTTCACTTCCCTTCTGAAAGATAG
- the CHRM2 gene encoding muscarinic acetylcholine receptor M2 isoform X2 codes for MNNSTYINSSTENVMALESPYKTVEVVFIVLVAGSLSLVTIIGNILVMVSIKVNRHLQTVNNYFLFSLACADLIIGIFSMNLYTLYTVIGYWPLGPVVCDLWLALDYVVSNASVMNLLIISFDRYFCVTKPLTYPVKRTTKMAGMMIAAAWVLSFILWAPAILFWQFIVGGRTVPDKDCYIQFFSNPAVTFGTAIAAFYLPVIIMTVLYWQISRASKSRIKKGKKEAAQNQDPVSPSLVQGKIVKPNNNNIPTSGDGLEHNKIQNGKTTGETGVENCVQGEEKDSSNDSTSVSVVASNMKEDESAKDVSQTSASQDHLKVENSKLTCIRIVTTSQKGDNCAPTNTTVEIVGTNGEEKQNSVARKIVKMTKQPAKKKPPPSREKKVTRTILAILLAFIITWTPYNVMVLINSFCTSCIPGTVWTIGYWLCYINSTINPACYALCNATFKKTFKHLLMCHYKNIGATR; via the coding sequence atgaatAATTCAACGTACATAAACTCTTCCACTGAAAATGTGATGGCTCTGGAGAGCCCCTATAAAACTGTTGAGGTTGTCTTCATTGTCCTGGTAGCAGGGTCTCTCAGTTTAGTCACCATAATTGGGAACATCCTGGTCATGGTGTCAATCAAAGTCAACAGACACCTGCAGACTGTCAACAACTATTTCCTGTTCAGCTTGGCCTGCGCAGACTTGATCATTGGCATCTTTTCCATGAACCTGTATACACTCTACACTGTGATAGGCTACTGGCCCTTAGGGCCTGTGGTGTGTGACCTCTGGCTGGCTCTTGACTATGTGGTCAGCAATGCCTCTGTAATGAACCTCCTTATTATCAGTTTTGACAGATACTTTTGTGTCACCAAGCCTCTGACATATCCTGTAAAGCGGACCACTAAGATGGCAGGCATGATGATTGCAGCTGCGTGGGTGCTGTCCTTTATCCTGTGGGCTCCTGCAATTCTCTTCTGGCAGTTCATAGTAGGAGGAAGGACTGTCCCTGACAAGGATTGCTACATCCAGTTTTTTTCCAACCCTGCTGTCACTTTTGGCACTGCCATTGCAGCTTTCTATTTACCTGTTATCATCATGACTGTTCTTTACTGGCAAATCTCTCGAGCCAGCAAGAGTCGcataaagaaagggaaaaaagaagctgCCCAAAACCAGGATCCAGTTTCCCCCAGCCTTGTTCAAGGTAAAATAGTGAAaccaaacaataacaacatCCCAACCAGTGGGGATGGATTGGAGCACAACAAAattcagaatggaaaaacaacTGGAGAAACTGGGGTGGAGAACTGTGTTcaaggggaggagaaggacaGCTCCAATGACTCCACCTCAGTCAGTGTGGTTGCTTCCAACATGAAAGAAGATGAATCTGCCAAAGATGTCAGCCAGACTTCTGCCTCCCAAGACCATCTCAAAGTGGAGAACTCCAAGCTGACATGCATCAGGATAGTCACGACGTCTCAAAAAGGTGACAATTGTGCTCCCACAAACACCACCGTGGAGATAGTAGGCACCAAcggagaggaaaaacagaatagTGTAGCACGGAAAATTGTCAAGATGACAAAGCAGCCTGCCAAAAAGAAACCACCTCCttctagagagaaaaaagtaaCAAGGACCATTCTGGCCATCCTGCTGGCCTTCATCATCACCTGGACCCCATACAACGTGATGGTGCTCATCAACAGTTTCTGCACATCCTGTATCCCTGGTACTGTATGGACCATAGGTTACTGGCTCTGTTATATCAACAGCACCATCAACCCTGCTTGTTATGCGCTCTGCAATGCTACTTTCAAGAAGACGTTTAAGCACCTTCTTATGTGTCATTACAAGAATATAGGAGCTAcaaggtaa